The bacterium genome segment GTGCTGCACACAATGGTTGAATATCCAAATTACGATAAAGCGGTTATTGTTTCAGGGGATGGCGATTTTTATTGTTTGACAGAATATCTTATTAAGCAAGATAAGCTTTTAAAGTTAATAGTTCCTAATAAAGGTCAGTTTTCGTCTTTATTAAGGAAGTTTATGCATAAAATTGATTTTATGAATAATTTGAAGGAAAAATTAGAGCATAAAAAAAGAGGCATTGACCTTCGGACGAAACCTTAGGTGTAACCTCTCATCGTGATTATGGTTAAATTATATATAATGTTTTATTATTTGTCAATAGAAAAATAAGATTAAATTTATGAAAATAAAATATCTGATTATAAGTTACTTTGGGAAACAAGATCGCACAAAGTGATCGCTTCGCGAAAAAAAGAGGAGGGGTAAGAAAAGAGAACTCTATTCGGCTTTTTGTCTTTATCTCCCCTCTTTTTTTAAAGAGGGGATTAAGGGGAGTTCGGATTTATTGTTTTAAAATGAGGGATTATAAATTATGAAAACCCGAATGGATGGGAGAGTTTTTTGGGATTTGAAGGTTTTAATAGAAAGTAATTAAGCTAAAAAATAAGGAGGATGACAATGGGAAAAACAGCAGTTAATATAGATTTGCTTATTTTAAAAGAGGAAGCCAGGAAAGAACTTTTTGATTTTTATGAGTTTTTGATTAAAAAATATGGAGTAAAAAAAGTTGCTGAGGGAGATAAATTTGAAAAAATAATTTCGAATCCTCTAAAAGTTGATAAAATAATTATTCCTGCGAGAGAGGAGCTTTATGAAAGATAGAGTTTTTATAGATACTAATATATATGTTTATAGTTCATTAGAAGATAATTTACATATTGAAAAAAGGAATAAAGCCGTTAATTTTATTAAAACCATAGATAAAACAATAATTAGCAATACACAAGTAATAAATGAATTTTATGTTATATTGGTCCGAAATAAAATTTCTGATTCAATGATACAAGAAAGAGTGGAAGAAATAATCAAAAACACCGAGTTAATTCTTATAACAGTAGAAAGTATCAGATTGTCTTGGAAAATAAAAGAAAAATATAAATATTCTTATTGGGATAGCCTTATTCTTGCATCAGCATTAGAAAATGGTTGTTCGTGTGTTTATACCGAAGATATGCAGAATGGGCAGTTAATTGAAGAAAAACTTAACATAATAAATCCATTTTTGGGATAAGGATAAATTAAGATTCAGTAACACTGATATTTTGAATAATATTGAAGGTGTGCTTTCAAGAATTGAAGAACTCCTCCCCGCCTCCTCTTTGAAAAAAGAGGAGGGGAAAGAGAAGAGATGAGGGATTATAATTTATGAAAATAAAATTGATAGCGCCGGCACGAAAACCCGAATGAGGGGAGAGTTTTTGGATCTGAAAAAGGAGGAAAATAACAATGTCTATAATTAAAAAATATTTTATACTTCTTTTGTTTATTTTTTTGATTGGTAATGCAGGTTATACAGAAATTGGCGAAAAGATAGAAAAAATAGACCCTCCCGCCAATTGCGGGGCAAATTGGACAGAAGATATCGACGTATGCCGCAGGTGCCATAAACAAAGTTCCGGCAGGGACAGCTTTGGTATTCAAAGTTTTGGATTAAGTTCTGACGAATGCGGGGGGAATTCCACTTATGTCGGCCCCATGCAAACGGAAACTACATCAGACGGGAAACTTATACTTACGCATCCCTATACGACAGCAACAGTTGGAACAAATTTATGTTTTGGGAATTCATTAAAAATAAACGGTTATGCGATTGCCTATTATTACTATGAAGACGATGTTGTAAAACATGAAGACTGGTGGCCGGATGCTGATACTACTTATACCCGCAGGCATTTTTATGCGGCAAGCGGCATTCATAATTATAAAGTTAAAGTAATTTATTGCAGCAGCGGAGCACCGTCATGCGGGACCGGCTGGATCAGGCTTACCAAAGAATGGATGACAACTATTGGGGAAGGAGAGATAAACCTGGCTGTTCCTTATTATAGTCAGAGAGATACTACAAGCTGGAATGGTTACAATTCCACAGGGTGGGCTAATGAAATTTATGACAGTGTCAGCCCGCCAAATAATAAAATAAAAAATTTAGGTTGTGTACTGACGGATTTAGTGATGGTGTTGAGATTTTATGGAGTAGCTTATGGAGCAGATAGCGCAGATGTGAATCCTAAAAATCTTAATATATGGCTAAATAGAAATAAGGGATATGATCCAGGAGGGTTGATAAGATGGTATAAAGTGGAACCATATTCGAGTGATCAAGTTGTCTTCAATAATTTTGCCAATAGTTTTGATACATTAGATAGTGATTTAAAAAACGGGAATCCGGTAATTTTAAAAGTGCCAAGAGAATATTCTAGTACACACTTTGTGGTGGTAAAAGGGAAAACAACTGGGACATATAAGATTAATGATCCCGCGTCGACAACAAAGGTTACTTTAGAATCATATGATAATCGATTTGATACTGGTGGACGAGGAGGGCTAAGACGATTTGCCCGTAAAACAGTTGAGAAAGGGAAGATGGAAATACATGCCAATTGTCCCGTGGAGCTTCTATTAATTGATTCTCAAGGCCGTAGACTTGGTTATGAACCAGTAACAAAGACCATTATTACAGAAATATCTGGTTCGTATATTGAGGAGGATGCTCCATATCCACTTTTAGAAGAAGGCGAAATACCACCCCCGCAAAAACCACCTGCAAAAATATTATTTGTAAATGAATTAGAAGAAGATAATTTTTCCTTACAGACTTATG includes the following:
- a CDS encoding NYN domain-containing protein; its protein translation is MVIFWFLNLLLYLPNKKVKGNVDAELVLHTMVEYPNYDKAVIVSGDGDFYCLTEYLIKQDKLLKLIVPNKGQFSSLLRKFMHKIDFMNNLKEKLEHKKRGIDLRTKP
- a CDS encoding PIN domain-containing protein, with product MKDRVFIDTNIYVYSSLEDNLHIEKRNKAVNFIKTIDKTIISNTQVINEFYVILVRNKISDSMIQERVEEIIKNTELILITVESIRLSWKIKEKYKYSYWDSLILASALENGCSCVYTEDMQNGQLIEEKLNIINPFLG
- a CDS encoding C39 family peptidase, yielding MSIIKKYFILLLFIFLIGNAGYTEIGEKIEKIDPPANCGANWTEDIDVCRRCHKQSSGRDSFGIQSFGLSSDECGGNSTYVGPMQTETTSDGKLILTHPYTTATVGTNLCFGNSLKINGYAIAYYYYEDDVVKHEDWWPDADTTYTRRHFYAASGIHNYKVKVIYCSSGAPSCGTGWIRLTKEWMTTIGEGEINLAVPYYSQRDTTSWNGYNSTGWANEIYDSVSPPNNKIKNLGCVLTDLVMVLRFYGVAYGADSADVNPKNLNIWLNRNKGYDPGGLIRWYKVEPYSSDQVVFNNFANSFDTLDSDLKNGNPVILKVPREYSSTHFVVVKGKTTGTYKINDPASTTKVTLESYDNRFDTGGRGGLRRFARKTVEKGKMEIHANCPVELLLIDSQGRRLGYEPVTKTIITEISGSYIEEDAPYPLLEEGEIPPPQKPPAKILFVNELEEDNFSLQTYGTGNGYYTLTVGIILPTFSGERSEEVDVRFDGVTREGLVSDYPITVTTSRETSKMEHIITLTSMKEDIEILFQLGDIDNQGIKNSLLKKLEAAEKAEERNDNKIIENILNAFKNEVEAQKEKHISEKGAKILLDDADYLLNHL